The following are from one region of the Rhipicephalus microplus isolate Deutch F79 chromosome 1, USDA_Rmic, whole genome shotgun sequence genome:
- the LOC119178375 gene encoding uncharacterized protein LOC119178375, whose protein sequence is MRLCRFGLWTVSPTRVCLLLFAFLAVHCSTYPKSSTSSTADSVTLGSGRGLPYQSSARRHRHGRRLDAGPALLPRRAHVDSRGSTPVVADYDAEGEDYRPYYDYWPPSTEKRKDKALGGYHPHRRHHRQGRRRYDEFDSDYYYDGYVDKHDYKNEYDIVFPLLILIMAPLAVSAFLLPIIASMMTNTFFLVNGATSAAIQGRRRRSVPELVPSVEELNKLEEVLLKAIEKYTGLGGIQDKKDVAQSSTHYQAMKT, encoded by the coding sequence GTTTCACCGACAAGGGTGTGCCTTCTGCTATTCGCCTTCCTGGCAGTGCACTGTAGTACGTACCCGAAATCATCGACGTCATCGACAGCAGATTCAGTCACCTTAGGATCCGGCCGAGGGCTCCCATATCAAAGTTCGGCACGCCGGCATCGCCACGGACGCCGTTTAGACGCTGGACCAGCATTGCTGCCTCGAAGAGCCCATGTTGATTCGAGAGGTAGCACTCCTGTAGTTGCAGATTACGATGCTGAAGGTGAAGACTACCGGCCATACTACGACTACTGGCCCCCAAGTACTGAAAAACGCAAAGACAAAGCACTGGGTGGGTACCACCCTCATCGGCGCCACCACAGGCAAGGTAGGCGACGCTACGACGAATTCGACagcgactactactacgacggtTACGTGGACAAACACGACTACAAGAACGAGTACGACATCGTGTTTCCCCTGCTGATCCTGATTATGGCACCACTGGCGGTGTCTGCTTTTCTGCTTCCGATCATTGCATCCATGATGACCAACACGTTTTTCCTCGTAAATGGGGCGACGTCGGCTGCTATTCAAGGACGTCGCAGGCGGAGTGTGCCTGAGCTGGTGCCATCAGTTGAAGAGCTCAACAAGCTGGAAGAGGTTCTGTTAAAGGCCATCGAGAAGTACACGGGCCTCGGAGGAATTCAGGATAAAAAAGACGTGGCTCAATCGTCGACACACTACCAAGCCATGAAGACCTGA